A genomic window from Desulfovibrio gilichinskyi includes:
- a CDS encoding DUF4390 domain-containing protein, with protein MTAENLTARNTFPALTLPINILAILCTVFIISLFSSYADAASLNLKNLVLDNQAGSIMARFGLDLKGDTETETALENGIKLKLECKASLYLHRSMWPDSKIASKTYTDKLSYDSLSKEFILEKSGNSIALRDKKITMLLQNGWDSIVMDLGPWSSLKRGERYILKLDVHLDQTDVPQWLKKTLFFWSWDIVPSATYQLEFTY; from the coding sequence ATGACGGCTGAAAATTTGACCGCACGTAACACCTTTCCTGCACTCACTTTACCAATTAATATATTGGCAATTCTCTGCACCGTTTTTATAATTTCACTTTTTTCATCTTACGCCGATGCAGCTTCGCTTAATCTAAAAAATCTGGTCCTAGACAATCAGGCCGGGTCGATAATGGCAAGGTTTGGGCTGGATCTTAAAGGTGACACAGAAACAGAAACCGCGCTTGAAAACGGTATCAAACTGAAACTCGAATGCAAAGCGTCCTTATATCTTCACAGATCCATGTGGCCTGACTCGAAAATTGCGAGTAAAACTTATACGGATAAACTTTCCTACGACTCCCTTTCAAAAGAATTTATCCTCGAAAAATCTGGAAACAGCATTGCTTTGAGAGATAAAAAAATCACTATGCTCCTCCAGAACGGATGGGATTCAATCGTAATGGATTTAGGACCGTGGAGCTCTCTTAAACGAGGGGAACGTTACATACTTAAACTTGATGTGCACCTTGACCAGACAGACGTTCCGCAATGGCTCAAAAAGACTCTGTTCTTCTGGTCATGGGACATAGTTCCTTCCGCAACATACCAACTCGAATTTACTTACTAA
- a CDS encoding DUF748 domain-containing protein: MLKDIYMKWKNLDRKIRWGSIFSSVFIVYTLIGFLLVPLILKSVIRNKLPELLSRPVEIKDAGFNPLNLDLHLEGFRIGKKNGEGNLFSFKSFDVNFDSFSLFRLSAIFDDLIINDPQIDITLFPDGSSVSDLFSGDDGKAEKKSTSFFPFIVRNLLVSNGTCKIYDDYRHFQHVVSDLNLAVPFTSSLAGDSNEFVQPSLSMVINGTPFVLKGNTLPFKNTLHTDFNFTLEKAELGEYWVYLPIYNTTVLKSGTLSADLNLSFERSENSMPTMMLGGKFFIRDFDLERKSKSPLLKFKQLDIDIAEFGLLRRVFKIKSVNLTEPFFKIALNPDGSPDILDILPKPVSAGQNATADHSPQKEEEKGPDLLAEIGSMSVTGGTVDFTDNAFGNGFTKVIGPVSVTAENLSTEKGKAGTYSVNVGNEGGEVVKVGGSLGLIPLAVKGFASVTNLNVPDYEKYMEDSVPLAVTSGKIALGTNFNIAPDDNGLIRLEGIKLDVKDFTLSPKGGGDPLISLGGFAASNGTVDVGEKSVVIDSVDLHKALIKLMRDSKGIDLIKLMEKHQQTIDAKKGIVLVGNATEPSLKEIHPAAEASSDKSDAGAWKVAINSVNLTDSSFGLVDNAAAKKTTTDISELHGSVKGISFPENKPLILTLEGVINKRGNLKVSGRGVLSPVSVSGDLFVRKLRLRDFNGYLPPEMQMNIARGHIDVSGQWTFDAEDKAIATYKGKAQVKDLLLRDSKGDKQFFHLYELAVRDIDFTSDPFKVNVRLIDVLSPEVLVDKEADGTFNISRILTGKLAVPVDENVVQEQAQAAASKVEVGGAGNSLAADSANAGSVANSTAAETGSSASADNFIFLNKIAMTNGTVLFQDHTVSPVFELDITKMISAVRGLELPHGKRTDLSFNATFDQQAPLVAEGYLQPTDDGADTDLKVTLINLDMTQLSPYTRKFIAYPVSKGMLSADVAVSLKGKILSTNNVFDIYQFDVGNKVSSPDAQNIPIGLGLALLKDSSGNIRLDIPVEGNVDDPQFRLGRVIGRAILNILIKAVTSPFSLIGAMIGGGEDMDVLVFEPGIAVPQDSSKSKIESVAKAMKSRPGLKLEITGFTAPEDIPALKVAMFKRMVAKPKFLELEEDGKAPASIDDVVISKEEYPEYLEEAYATAPFEKPKNFLGMVESRPVPEMEQALRDYIKVTDTDLEELARSRAEKIRVILTSDKGVEAERVFLKRAATGKGAGPRVELGLQN; encoded by the coding sequence ATGCTGAAAGATATATATATGAAATGGAAAAATTTGGATCGTAAAATTCGCTGGGGTTCGATTTTTTCTTCAGTTTTTATTGTGTACACTTTAATCGGATTTTTGCTTGTTCCGCTTATATTAAAGAGTGTCATCCGAAATAAGTTGCCGGAGTTGCTTAGTCGCCCGGTAGAGATTAAGGATGCCGGATTTAATCCGCTAAATCTGGACCTGCATCTCGAAGGGTTTAGAATCGGCAAAAAAAACGGTGAAGGGAATCTTTTTTCCTTTAAATCTTTTGATGTTAATTTTGATTCATTCTCACTTTTCAGACTTTCCGCTATATTTGATGATCTTATAATAAATGACCCTCAAATTGATATAACTCTTTTCCCGGATGGCAGCAGTGTTTCAGATCTTTTTTCCGGGGATGACGGTAAAGCTGAGAAAAAAAGTACGAGCTTCTTCCCGTTTATCGTACGCAATCTTTTGGTAAGTAACGGAACCTGTAAAATCTATGATGATTACAGGCATTTTCAGCATGTTGTTTCCGACTTGAATCTGGCTGTCCCTTTCACTTCATCTCTTGCCGGTGACAGTAATGAATTTGTTCAGCCTTCGCTTTCAATGGTTATAAACGGAACTCCGTTTGTTCTAAAGGGTAATACGTTACCGTTTAAAAATACACTTCATACCGACTTCAATTTTACTTTAGAGAAGGCTGAGCTCGGTGAGTACTGGGTCTATCTTCCTATTTATAACACTACTGTTCTGAAAAGCGGAACCCTCAGTGCTGATTTAAATCTGAGCTTTGAGCGCAGTGAAAACTCGATGCCTACAATGATGCTGGGTGGAAAGTTCTTTATTAGAGATTTTGATTTGGAACGTAAAAGCAAGAGTCCACTCTTAAAATTCAAACAGCTTGATATTGATATCGCCGAGTTCGGTCTTTTGCGAAGAGTTTTTAAAATTAAATCTGTTAATTTAACGGAACCGTTTTTCAAAATAGCACTAAATCCGGACGGATCTCCTGATATACTGGATATTCTGCCTAAGCCCGTTTCTGCCGGTCAGAATGCAACTGCTGATCACTCCCCTCAAAAAGAGGAAGAAAAAGGTCCGGATTTATTGGCTGAAATCGGAAGTATGAGCGTCACCGGCGGGACTGTTGATTTCACCGATAACGCTTTCGGCAATGGGTTTACGAAAGTAATAGGGCCGGTTTCGGTTACGGCTGAAAATCTAAGTACCGAAAAAGGCAAGGCTGGAACCTACAGCGTTAATGTAGGGAATGAAGGCGGCGAAGTTGTAAAAGTTGGCGGCTCACTGGGGCTGATTCCACTTGCAGTTAAAGGTTTTGCCTCTGTCACAAATCTAAACGTTCCTGATTATGAAAAATACATGGAAGATTCTGTCCCGCTTGCTGTTACATCCGGTAAAATCGCTCTAGGAACCAATTTCAACATAGCTCCTGACGATAACGGGCTTATACGGCTGGAAGGCATAAAGCTGGATGTGAAAGATTTTACTCTCAGTCCGAAGGGTGGAGGAGACCCGTTGATCTCGCTCGGAGGGTTTGCCGCTTCCAACGGAACTGTAGATGTAGGAGAAAAGTCGGTAGTTATCGATTCTGTTGATTTGCATAAGGCTCTGATTAAATTGATGCGTGATAGCAAAGGGATTGATCTTATAAAGCTGATGGAAAAGCATCAGCAAACCATTGATGCGAAGAAAGGAATTGTTCTTGTAGGGAATGCTACAGAGCCTTCTTTAAAGGAGATTCATCCCGCAGCGGAAGCAAGTTCTGATAAATCCGATGCGGGAGCCTGGAAGGTTGCGATAAACAGTGTAAATCTTACCGATTCATCTTTTGGTCTGGTAGATAATGCTGCAGCGAAAAAGACGACAACCGATATCAGTGAATTGCATGGCTCCGTCAAAGGAATAAGTTTTCCTGAGAACAAGCCTTTAATCCTTACTTTAGAAGGTGTTATTAATAAAAGAGGAAACTTAAAAGTCAGCGGACGGGGAGTCTTATCCCCTGTTTCAGTTTCCGGAGACTTGTTTGTCCGTAAGCTTAGACTGCGTGATTTTAACGGCTATCTGCCCCCTGAAATGCAGATGAATATTGCGCGCGGGCATATTGATGTCTCCGGACAATGGACTTTTGATGCAGAAGATAAAGCAATAGCAACGTATAAAGGTAAGGCTCAGGTTAAAGATCTGCTTTTGCGGGACAGCAAAGGGGATAAACAGTTCTTTCATCTATACGAGCTTGCCGTAAGAGATATTGATTTCACTTCCGATCCTTTTAAAGTGAACGTGCGACTTATAGACGTGCTTTCTCCTGAGGTGCTGGTGGACAAAGAGGCCGACGGTACATTTAATATTTCAAGAATTCTTACCGGTAAGCTTGCGGTTCCAGTTGATGAAAACGTTGTGCAGGAACAGGCACAGGCCGCTGCGTCAAAAGTTGAGGTCGGCGGAGCTGGGAATTCTTTAGCTGCCGATTCTGCAAATGCCGGTTCGGTGGCAAATTCCACTGCGGCGGAAACCGGTTCTTCGGCAAGTGCTGATAATTTTATTTTCTTAAATAAAATAGCGATGACTAACGGAACTGTTTTATTCCAAGATCATACTGTTTCTCCTGTTTTTGAGCTGGATATCACCAAAATGATATCTGCCGTGCGCGGGCTTGAACTTCCACACGGTAAACGGACAGACTTGTCTTTTAACGCAACATTTGATCAGCAGGCTCCGCTTGTTGCAGAAGGATATCTACAGCCAACGGATGACGGTGCTGATACAGATTTGAAAGTTACACTTATTAATCTGGATATGACTCAGCTTTCCCCCTATACCAGAAAATTTATAGCCTATCCCGTAAGCAAAGGAATGCTCAGTGCGGATGTGGCAGTAAGTCTTAAGGGTAAAATTTTGTCTACAAATAATGTTTTTGATATTTATCAGTTTGATGTTGGGAATAAAGTAAGTAGTCCAGATGCACAGAATATTCCTATCGGACTTGGCCTTGCATTGCTGAAAGACAGCAGCGGAAATATCCGTCTTGATATTCCGGTTGAAGGTAACGTGGATGATCCTCAGTTCCGGCTGGGCAGGGTTATCGGGCGGGCGATTCTCAATATTCTGATTAAAGCGGTAACTTCACCGTTTTCACTGATCGGCGCAATGATCGGCGGCGGTGAAGACATGGATGTTCTGGTGTTTGAGCCGGGAATAGCCGTGCCGCAGGATTCTTCTAAATCCAAAATTGAATCAGTTGCAAAGGCAATGAAATCCCGTCCGGGGCTTAAACTTGAGATTACCGGATTTACTGCGCCGGAGGATATTCCTGCACTTAAGGTTGCAATGTTCAAAAGAATGGTTGCAAAACCGAAATTTCTTGAACTTGAAGAAGACGGCAAGGCCCCTGCGTCAATTGATGACGTTGTTATAAGTAAAGAAGAATACCCTGAATATCTCGAAGAAGCATACGCAACTGCTCCTTTTGAAAAGCCTAAAAACTTTTTAGGAATGGTTGAAAGTAGACCTGTGCCGGAAATGGAGCAGGCTCTTCGGGATTACATAAAGGTGACAGATACAGATTTGGAAGAATTGGCAAGAAGTAGAGCTGAGAAGATCCGCGTTATTCTGACGTCTGACAAGGGTGTAGAAGCCGAGCGGGTTTTTCTTAAGCGAGCAGCAACAGGCAAGGGAGCCGGACCGAGGGTAGAACTAGGGTTGCAAAATTAA
- a CDS encoding methyl-accepting chemotaxis protein, which produces MRSLSAKFLVPTLVLILVCMTAMASLIYNKAYTFSLESADSINESKLSSTVSLIDMWIGGLENEIALAGRLETVVDAAANGKDNKIASDAASAVLKKINNDRPILPRINVLNITGETVASTSAESIGAQYGDRNYFQKAVSGELFLSKPLISRASGTPVVIISSPIRDKDKIVGVIVGIIEISEFANKFINNIKVAKTGYIYILDSNGLIISHVNPKLIAKVNVQKEYDWGKYIVENKNGNMHYEFDGQARLTYFTQSPKTGWIACSTAPAEQFLSKAKEIGMFITLSTVVIVLIIGIGVFLILKRNVTKPVKTIVDAASEIAEGKLDTELEVNRNDEIGILQSSLLKMVERLRQKIAEADEKTKHAEEESRRAQIATDKAEEAQKQAESAKQEGMNQAAQELDVIVNQVIASTTDLNEKIHRALEGADTQKDRATESATAMEEMNATVMEVATNAAQTATMADAAQQEGVKGGKVINEVVQSIKQLNNETDLLEEELNKLGLEADSINKVMGVINDIADQTNLLALNAAIEAARAGEAGRGFAVVADEVRKLAEKTMAATQEVGGAIKTIQTGTARSIGRMKDTSKVVDGSTELVDQAGQNIKTILQMIAETSDRVRAIAAASEQQSAASEEITSGMSEVNAIANETAKLMEESSQSMKDLSEMTGRLEKLMEDLKSS; this is translated from the coding sequence ATGCGATCATTATCAGCAAAATTCCTTGTTCCTACTTTGGTATTAATACTGGTGTGCATGACTGCAATGGCCTCACTTATCTATAACAAAGCCTATACATTCTCACTTGAATCAGCGGACAGTATCAATGAATCAAAGCTCTCCAGTACTGTATCACTGATAGATATGTGGATAGGGGGACTGGAAAATGAAATTGCATTGGCAGGCAGACTTGAAACTGTGGTCGACGCTGCGGCCAACGGTAAAGATAATAAAATTGCGAGTGATGCCGCTAGCGCAGTTCTAAAAAAGATTAACAATGATAGACCAATTCTTCCTCGAATCAATGTGCTTAATATCACTGGTGAGACCGTGGCCTCAACCAGTGCAGAATCTATAGGAGCACAATACGGCGACAGAAACTATTTTCAGAAAGCTGTATCAGGTGAGTTATTCCTTTCAAAACCGCTGATTAGTCGTGCCTCTGGAACTCCTGTAGTAATCATTTCCAGCCCCATCAGGGATAAAGACAAGATTGTAGGTGTCATCGTAGGAATAATTGAAATAAGTGAGTTTGCTAATAAATTTATTAACAATATCAAGGTTGCTAAAACAGGATATATATACATTCTGGACAGCAACGGACTCATCATTTCACACGTAAACCCGAAACTTATTGCTAAAGTTAATGTTCAAAAAGAATACGACTGGGGTAAGTATATTGTCGAAAATAAAAACGGGAATATGCATTATGAATTCGATGGCCAAGCACGACTGACATATTTCACCCAGTCTCCGAAAACAGGATGGATTGCCTGCTCCACCGCTCCGGCGGAACAATTTTTAAGCAAAGCAAAAGAAATCGGAATGTTTATCACGCTGTCCACCGTGGTCATAGTTTTGATCATCGGAATCGGGGTCTTTTTAATTTTAAAACGAAACGTGACTAAGCCGGTAAAAACCATTGTTGATGCGGCTTCCGAGATAGCAGAAGGTAAACTTGATACTGAGCTTGAAGTAAACAGAAATGACGAAATAGGTATTTTGCAATCCAGCCTGCTCAAGATGGTTGAAAGACTCCGCCAGAAGATAGCCGAGGCGGACGAAAAAACCAAACACGCGGAAGAAGAATCCCGTAGAGCCCAGATTGCCACAGATAAAGCGGAAGAAGCACAGAAGCAGGCGGAAAGCGCAAAGCAGGAAGGGATGAATCAGGCCGCGCAGGAACTTGATGTAATTGTTAATCAGGTCATTGCCTCCACAACCGACCTTAATGAAAAGATACATCGGGCACTAGAAGGTGCTGACACCCAGAAAGACCGCGCCACCGAATCAGCCACAGCAATGGAAGAAATGAACGCAACTGTTATGGAAGTAGCCACCAATGCCGCGCAAACAGCAACGATGGCTGATGCAGCGCAGCAGGAAGGGGTAAAAGGCGGCAAGGTTATCAATGAGGTCGTCCAGAGTATTAAACAGCTCAATAATGAAACGGATCTGCTTGAGGAAGAACTGAACAAACTCGGTTTAGAAGCGGATTCTATCAACAAAGTCATGGGCGTTATCAATGATATAGCTGATCAGACTAATCTTCTGGCACTGAACGCCGCGATTGAAGCTGCACGCGCAGGTGAGGCAGGACGAGGATTTGCCGTAGTCGCGGACGAGGTTCGCAAACTTGCTGAAAAGACCATGGCTGCGACTCAAGAAGTGGGTGGAGCAATTAAGACAATTCAGACAGGGACTGCAAGGTCTATCGGAAGAATGAAAGATACCTCCAAGGTTGTTGACGGCAGCACGGAGCTTGTTGATCAGGCCGGACAGAATATTAAAACAATTCTCCAGATGATAGCTGAAACCTCAGACAGGGTAAGAGCTATTGCGGCTGCGTCAGAGCAGCAGTCTGCCGCTTCCGAAGAAATTACCAGCGGTATGAGTGAAGTTAACGCTATTGCGAACGAAACCGCAAAGCTGATGGAAGAGTCTTCACAGTCCATGAAAGATCTTTCCGAAATGACCGGCAGATTGGAAAAACTGATGGAAGATCTTAAAAGCAGCTAA
- the tkt gene encoding transketolase — MSNNSQMDQKAANVIKGLIMDSIRKANSGHPGGSMSSADFAYVLYKDFLRYDPTNTNWLNRDRFVLAAGHESPLLYSILHLAGLITIEDLKQFRQLGSITPGHPEHDVTPGVEATSGPLGQGFCVGVGMATAEAFLNAKTNDDVVDHYSYVLSSDGDFQEPVSLGAASLAGLWKLGKLIVFYDSNDIQLAGPTCRCNCTDFRKVFEGMCWQVLEIDGHDHEAIRNAIKAGQAETGKPTLIIGKTKMAAGAATLEGCHSTHGSPLSNEEIAATKKGFGLPEDELFYVPEDVVTHFRSRFPDLKKLAADWQVKLDSVLAGNKEIADFWAESNKSRSDLKLNLPVFEAGQSVATRKAWGACLDAITDQLPTLLGGSADLDPSNQTANFRKKVGDFATDGYTSRNLAFGVREFPMSVILNGIALHGGVIPFGATFLTFSDYCRNGMRMSALQKLPVIYIYTHDSFYVGEDGPTHQPIEHVASLRLIPNHLVLRPADARETAACVEMALNQTDRPSSLMLTRQGLPVMSKEEFPQVEEGVKRGGYIVKDCEGKPDMIAIAAGSEVSLAIEAAAMIKDKKIRVVSMPSMELFEEQDQAYKDSVLDPTVRTRVAAEAGRPETWYKYVGLDGAVLGISHFGASAPAGQLAEKYGFTADNLAKIMKAQF; from the coding sequence ATGAGTAACAACAGTCAGATGGACCAGAAAGCAGCAAACGTCATCAAGGGATTGATCATGGATTCCATCCGCAAGGCTAATTCAGGCCATCCCGGCGGATCCATGTCTTCTGCGGACTTTGCTTATGTCCTCTATAAAGATTTTTTACGCTATGACCCAACCAATACAAACTGGCTCAACAGAGACCGCTTCGTACTGGCCGCAGGTCATGAATCCCCACTGCTTTACAGCATTCTGCATCTTGCAGGTCTGATCACAATTGAAGACCTCAAGCAGTTCCGTCAGCTCGGTTCCATCACCCCCGGTCATCCTGAACATGATGTCACCCCCGGTGTTGAAGCAACAAGCGGACCTCTGGGACAGGGATTCTGCGTCGGCGTAGGTATGGCAACAGCAGAAGCATTTCTGAACGCCAAGACCAACGACGATGTTGTTGATCATTATTCATATGTTCTTTCTTCCGACGGTGATTTTCAGGAACCTGTATCACTTGGCGCAGCATCCCTTGCAGGACTCTGGAAGCTCGGCAAGCTCATAGTTTTCTATGACAGCAACGATATTCAGCTAGCAGGACCTACCTGTCGCTGTAACTGCACAGATTTCAGAAAAGTTTTCGAAGGCATGTGCTGGCAGGTTCTGGAAATTGACGGACACGACCACGAAGCTATCCGCAATGCAATAAAAGCCGGACAGGCTGAAACAGGCAAGCCGACACTCATCATAGGTAAAACCAAGATGGCAGCCGGAGCTGCAACTCTTGAAGGATGCCACAGCACACACGGCAGCCCGCTTTCCAATGAAGAAATTGCCGCTACCAAAAAAGGTTTCGGTCTTCCTGAAGACGAACTTTTCTATGTTCCTGAAGATGTTGTGACGCACTTCCGCTCCCGCTTCCCTGATCTTAAAAAACTTGCTGCTGACTGGCAGGTCAAGCTTGATTCCGTCCTAGCCGGAAACAAAGAAATCGCTGATTTCTGGGCTGAATCCAACAAATCACGCAGTGATCTCAAACTGAATCTTCCTGTATTTGAAGCAGGTCAGTCCGTAGCGACAAGAAAAGCATGGGGCGCATGCCTTGATGCTATCACCGACCAGCTCCCGACATTGCTCGGCGGTTCCGCCGACCTTGATCCGTCCAACCAGACTGCTAACTTCCGCAAGAAAGTAGGCGATTTCGCTACCGACGGTTACACTTCAAGAAACCTTGCTTTCGGTGTCCGTGAATTCCCGATGTCCGTTATTCTTAACGGTATAGCTCTGCACGGCGGCGTAATTCCTTTCGGTGCAACCTTCCTTACCTTCTCTGACTATTGCAGAAACGGTATGAGAATGTCCGCTCTCCAGAAACTGCCTGTTATCTACATCTACACACATGATTCATTCTATGTAGGTGAAGACGGCCCGACCCATCAGCCAATCGAACATGTAGCCTCTCTGAGACTCATTCCGAACCATTTGGTACTGAGACCAGCCGACGCAAGAGAAACAGCCGCATGCGTAGAAATGGCACTGAATCAGACCGATCGTCCATCCAGCCTCATGCTGACCCGTCAGGGACTGCCTGTAATGAGTAAAGAGGAATTCCCGCAGGTTGAAGAAGGCGTTAAACGCGGCGGTTACATCGTAAAAGATTGCGAAGGCAAACCGGACATGATCGCTATTGCAGCAGGATCTGAAGTATCCTTAGCAATTGAAGCCGCGGCTATGATTAAAGATAAGAAAATCCGCGTAGTAAGTATGCCTTCCATGGAACTGTTCGAAGAACAGGATCAGGCGTACAAAGATTCCGTTCTCGATCCAACTGTCAGAACCCGTGTTGCCGCAGAAGCCGGTCGCCCGGAAACATGGTACAAATACGTGGGCCTCGACGGAGCAGTGCTCGGAATCAGCCACTTCGGAGCATCCGCACCTGCCGGACAGCTCGCTGAAAAGTACGGCTTCACCGCTGACAATCTCGCTAAAATTATGAAAGCGCAGTTCTAA
- the rpiB gene encoding ribose 5-phosphate isomerase B, with translation MAAKVVIGSDHGGFALKEFAKKVLTEMGYEVEDAGPESAVSCDYPVYAEKVASKVTDEIRGILICGTGLGMSMAANKHKGIRAAMCTNEYMAKMARAHNNANILCLGERVIGQGLAEEIIRAYMTTEFEGERHMRRINMFDQL, from the coding sequence ATGGCCGCTAAAGTAGTAATCGGATCAGACCACGGGGGGTTCGCTCTCAAGGAATTCGCCAAGAAAGTACTTACAGAAATGGGGTACGAGGTTGAAGACGCCGGCCCAGAATCCGCCGTCAGCTGCGACTATCCTGTCTATGCTGAAAAAGTAGCTTCAAAGGTAACCGATGAAATCCGCGGAATTCTAATCTGCGGAACCGGCCTCGGCATGTCCATGGCTGCAAACAAACACAAAGGCATCCGCGCCGCGATGTGTACAAATGAATACATGGCGAAGATGGCCCGTGCACACAACAATGCAAACATTTTGTGTCTGGGTGAAAGAGTCATCGGACAAGGCCTTGCTGAAGAGATTATCCGTGCATACATGACCACCGAATTTGAAGGTGAACGTCACATGCGCAGAATCAATATGTTCGACCAATTATAG
- a CDS encoding tetratricopeptide repeat protein, translating into MINSAPTLRKKTYSAAALAILFVFALSGCAAKNGINASVANPQLSPESQLTYDYLVYQDYLSRFGQIMRSGVKTKEESEKATDLQQKALVVLDRILKVEPSAQLYAEKASLFWAAQQVDDAREALKEGLQKFPENPDLTMSLSSTYLVDNRTADAEGVLQDYIRRHPKDLIVKTQLARIMLEQKKFAQALDILKVIPAGQRTSEILYYYAKASAGLGLTKQAIRALQKTVKIKPDYIEAWGELAYLYELEKDYDSAEKIYTKMLEFPEVSNHIRLRLIELCLKLNNPDRGLSLVLDGPRNTSFLLEAAQIFLNNKFYGQASTVLDIFVKEKDVPDAYYFFKASIAYEGEEDPAKALDFLDKIKKGSDHYDRSLQFKAHLLIELNNTQDALAVLREGQKEFPDDPNFFLMEAALHVEQKQPEEAEETLLRGYKNIPDSTQILFQLGMMEEKKGNTDQTLKYMEKIISMEPDHADALNFVGYILADKNKQLDRAMVLISRANKLKPDNGFILDSMAWVLYRQGKLDEAWENIGRALSLEPKQPELWEHYGDIAVAKKNKIEAKKAYTKALKLNPGDKELRRKLDSL; encoded by the coding sequence ATGATTAATTCAGCACCAACTCTTCGCAAAAAAACATATTCTGCCGCAGCCTTAGCAATCCTTTTTGTTTTTGCTTTAAGCGGATGTGCTGCCAAAAACGGAATTAACGCTTCAGTTGCAAATCCCCAACTAAGCCCGGAAAGCCAACTTACATACGACTACCTTGTTTATCAGGATTATCTATCCAGATTCGGGCAGATAATGCGCAGCGGTGTTAAAACCAAAGAAGAGTCGGAGAAGGCTACAGACCTGCAGCAAAAAGCTCTTGTTGTCTTAGACCGTATCCTGAAAGTTGAGCCGAGTGCTCAGCTTTATGCTGAAAAAGCCTCTCTTTTCTGGGCCGCCCAGCAAGTTGACGACGCACGGGAAGCTTTAAAAGAAGGTCTTCAAAAATTCCCTGAAAATCCTGATCTGACCATGAGTCTGTCCAGCACCTATCTTGTTGATAACAGGACTGCAGATGCCGAGGGGGTTCTTCAGGATTATATCCGCAGGCATCCCAAGGATCTTATTGTCAAAACCCAGCTTGCACGCATTATGCTGGAGCAGAAAAAGTTTGCACAGGCTTTAGATATTCTGAAAGTCATTCCGGCTGGACAAAGAACATCTGAAATTCTGTACTATTACGCAAAAGCTAGTGCAGGACTAGGGCTGACCAAACAGGCTATAAGAGCTCTTCAGAAAACTGTTAAAATAAAACCTGACTACATAGAAGCATGGGGCGAGCTGGCCTATTTATATGAGCTTGAAAAAGACTATGACTCAGCTGAAAAAATTTACACAAAGATGCTCGAATTCCCCGAGGTCTCAAATCATATCAGGTTGCGCCTGATTGAACTGTGCCTCAAGCTGAACAATCCGGATCGCGGACTCTCGCTTGTTCTTGACGGACCGCGGAACACTTCTTTCCTGCTTGAAGCGGCTCAGATTTTTTTGAACAACAAATTTTACGGGCAGGCTTCAACTGTCTTAGATATTTTTGTTAAAGAAAAAGATGTTCCGGACGCTTATTACTTTTTCAAAGCTTCAATTGCATACGAAGGGGAAGAAGACCCAGCAAAGGCTCTTGATTTCCTTGATAAAATAAAAAAAGGCAGCGACCATTATGACCGCAGCCTTCAATTTAAAGCGCACCTGCTTATTGAGCTTAATAACACTCAGGACGCCTTAGCGGTTCTTCGTGAAGGGCAAAAAGAATTCCCCGATGACCCGAACTTCTTTTTGATGGAAGCGGCTCTGCATGTGGAACAGAAACAGCCAGAAGAAGCAGAAGAAACTCTGCTACGGGGATATAAAAATATTCCTGATTCAACCCAGATTCTTTTTCAGCTGGGCATGATGGAAGAAAAAAAAGGCAATACTGATCAGACGCTGAAGTACATGGAAAAAATTATCTCCATGGAACCGGACCATGCAGACGCTCTTAACTTTGTAGGATACATTCTTGCCGACAAAAACAAGCAGCTTGACCGCGCGATGGTTTTAATATCGAGAGCTAATAAACTTAAACCGGATAACGGATTTATTCTTGATTCCATGGCGTGGGTTCTTTACCGCCAAGGCAAGCTTGATGAAGCATGGGAAAACATAGGACGCGCTCTTTCCCTTGAACCGAAGCAGCCCGAACTGTGGGAACACTACGGTGATATAGCTGTCGCCAAGAAAAACAAGATAGAAGCGAAAAAAGCCTATACAAAAGCTCTTAAGCTTAATCCTGGAGACAAAGAACTGCGCAGGAAACTGGATTCGTTATGA